The proteins below come from a single Epinephelus moara isolate mb chromosome 19, YSFRI_EMoa_1.0, whole genome shotgun sequence genomic window:
- the ddx43 gene encoding probable ATP-dependent RNA helicase DDX43 isoform X1, which translates to MSDWEDEYDEGGVAIQKPATKSAPTEWKPPSYDSRRENVCFGVRGGGRSGAPREWRADRGGGGGGGEGSEYTSRANGSERRPGRRTFGDERPVTFTVENTSVGRVIGRGGAKIRELEESTGARIKINRGDYEAEVVLFGSSDAQQKAKEMIEDLVADGNSRFPNGPGRGGHHGGGDGGGYRRGGDGGGYRRGDDGGVKNNSVWSAAALQAADVAPAPASIDWNSIRENKDKYEELKWKDLPPMKKKFYTEAESVSMLTAEEVCQWRKENNNIFVDDLKEEGEKRNIPNPCRTFLEAFELYPDVMENIEHVGFAKPTPIQSQAWPVLLSGEDLIAIAQTGTGKTLAYLLPGFIHMDGQPLPRAEQDGPGMLVLTPTRELALQVETECKKYRYKGYKSICIYGGGDRRGQINLVKCGVDIVIATPGRLNDLQMNELISLRSITYLVLDEADRMLDMGFEPQIMKILLDIRPDRQTVMTSATWPTGVRRLAKSYLKSPMMVYVGTLDLAAVNTVQQTVLIVHEEEKKAYVFDFIRNMLPQDKVLIFVGKKLVADDLSSDMCLQGLAVQSLHGDREQCDREEALKDFKESRVRILVATDLASRGLDVADITRVFNYDFPRNIEEYVHRVGRTGRAGRSGASVTLVTRENWRMAPELIPILERAGQEVPEELVLMAERYEKHKREKELCNPREREGGEGRRGGGGGGGGRRRGGGGGWRDGGGRGGRDRSENWGF; encoded by the exons ATGTCTGACTGGGAGGATGAGTACGACGAGGGCGGCGTTGCTATCCAGAAGCCTGCTACTAAATCAGCTCCGACTGAATGGAAACCGCCGAGTTACGACAGTCGCagggaaaatgtttgtttcgGTGTGAGAGGTGGAGGCAGGTCTGGAGCTCCGAGAGAGTGGAGAGCTGACCgcggcggcggcggtggcgGCGGCGAGGGATCCGAGTACACAAGCCGGGCAAATGGAAGCGAACGTCGGCCTGGACGACGAACCTTTGGAGATGAAAGGCCTGTGACTTTCACCGTGGAAAACACTTCAGTTGGGAGGGTAATAG GTCGTGGAGGAGCCAAAATCCGTGAACTTGAAGAGAGCACCGGTGCAAGGATCAAG ATAAACAGGGGGGACTATGAAGCTGAGGTGGTCCTCTTTGGGTCCTCTGATGCCCAGCAGAAGGCCAAGGAGATGATTGAAGACCTGGTGGCTGATGGCAACTCTCGTTTTCCCAATG GTCCTGGTAGGGGGGGGCACCatggaggaggtgatggaggaggctACAGAAggggaggtgatggaggaggctACAGAAGGGGAGATGATGGAGGGGTAAAGAATAACTCTGTCTGGTCTGCTGCAGCATTGCAGGCTGCAGATGTTGCTCCGGCTCCTGCATCCATCGACTGGAACTCCATCCGGGAGAACAAGGACAAGTATGAAGAGCTCAAGTGGAAGG ACCTCCCACCCATGAAGAAGAAGTTTTACACCGAGGCAGAGAGCGTATCCATGCTTACGGCAGAGGAAGTCTGTCAATGGAG GAAGGAGAATAACAATATCTTTGTTGACGACctgaaggaggagggggagaagcGGAATATTCCCAATCCCTGTCGCACATTTCTGGAGGCCTTCGAGCTTTACCCGGATGTCATGGAAAATATTGAACACGTTGGCTTTGCCAAACCGACCCCCATCCAG TCCCAGGCATGGCCAGTGTTGCTGAGCGGGGAGGACCTGATCGCCATTGCTCAGACAGGAACAGGGAAAACCCTGGCCTACCTGCTACCAGGGTTCATCCACATGGACGGACAGCCTCT GCCTAGAGCTGAGCAGGATGGCCCAGGCATGTTGGTGCTGACTCCCACCAGAGAGCTGGCCTTGCAGGTTGAGACTGAGTGCAAAAAGTACCGCTATAAGGGCTACAAAAG TATCTGTATCTATGGCGGAGGGGACAGGAGAGGCCAGATCAACCTGGTGAAATGCGGTGTGGACATAGTGATCGCCACACCAGGTCGACTAAATGATCTACAGATGAATGAGCTCATCAGTCTGCGCTCCATCACCTACTTG GTGCTGGACGAGGCTGACCGTATGCTAGATATGGGTTTTGAACCGCAGATTATGAAGATTCTCCTGGACATCCGCCCAGACCGTCAGACTGTCATGACCAG TGCCACCTGGCCCACAGGTGTGAGACGATTGGCCAAGTCCTACCTAAAGAGTCCCATGATGGTTTATGTGGGCACCCTGGACCTAGCA GCGGTTAACACAGTGCAGCAAACAGTGCTGATTGTCcatgaagaagagaaaaaggcCTACGTGTTTGACTTCATCAGAAACATGCTGCCCCAGGATAAAGTCCTCATCTTTGTCGGCAAGAAACTTGT AGCTGATGACCTGTCCAGTGACATGTGTCTGCAGGGTCTGGCTGTGCAAAGTCTCCATGGTGACCGTGAGCAGTGTGACCGTGAAGAGGCCCTCAAGGACTTTAAAGAGA GCCGAGTTCGTATCCTGGTCGCGACAGACTTGGCGTCTCGAGGGTTGGATGTCGCTGACATTACACGTGTCTTCAATTATGACTTCCCACGTAACATAGAGGAGTATGTCCACCGCGTGGGCCGAACTGGCCGAGCAGG ACGCTCAGGTGCTTCTGTTACCTTGGTAACAAGAGAAAACTGGAGGATGGCCCCTGAGCTGATTCCAATACTGGAACGAGCAGGACAG